The genomic window GCCCGGCCCGCATGGCACCGCCGATCACCCGGCGATCGAGCGGCTGGGCCTGTCGCGCGACGAGCTTTCCGACATCCTGCAACGCTATCGCCAATCGCTGAACCTGGGGGTCGAGGATCTGGCACGGCTGATCGGCGCGGCGGAATTGCAGGCGGCCACTCACCTGACCGGGCCGATGACCGCGGCCGACATGATGTCGCGCGACCTGATCACCGTCGCCCCCGACAGCCGCCTGTCCGAGGTCGCCGACCTGTTCCGGCACCACGGCTTCACGGCCCTGCCGGTGGTCGAAGGCGATGACCGCTATTGCGGCATCATTTTCCAGCTGCATCTGATCCGCCGCGCGCGCGAGGATGCGTTTCGTCATGACAGGCGGCTTCTTGCGGCGCTGGAACATCTGCTGGGCCGGAACGGGCCGGCAGTGCGTGCCGCCCAGGTGATGCAGACCGATGCGCCGCGCGCCGCCCCCGACACGCCCATCGCCGCCCTGCTGCCGCTGCTGGCCTCGGGCGATTGCGATGCCGTGCCGGTGCTGGAAGGTGATCGCATCGTCGGCATCGTCACCCAGACCGACCTGATTTCGGCGCTGGCGCGCCACAGCCTGCGCCGTGAACTGGTTGCCGAGGGATGACGGTCACGGCCTGCCGGCGCCAGCCGCATTGCAGAACCGCGAAGGGCGGGGCAATCTGGCGCGGTGCCACAACCTGCACGAGGAATCATGACCCCCACCCGGCTTGGTGCCGTGGCCATCGGCCGCAACGAAGGCGAACGGCTGAAGGCCTGCCTGCGCTCGCTGGTCGGGCACTGCGATCCCGTCGTCTATGTCGACAGCGGCTCGGCCGATGACAGCGTGGCCTTTGCCCGCGACCTTGGCGTGATCGTGGTCGAACTGGACAGCGCCATCCCCTTTACCGCCGCCCGCGCCCGCAACGCCGGGTTTCAGGCGCTGGAACAGGCCGGCAGCCCCGAGCTGGTGCAATTCGTCGATGGCGATTGCCGGGTCGAGCCGGAATGGTTGCAGGCCGGCATGGCGGCGCTGCACGACGATCCCCGGCTGGGCCTGGTCACCGGCTGGCGCGGGGAAATCCACCCCACCGCCACCGTCTACAACCAGATGTGCGAGGTGGACTGGCGCCGCCCCGCCGGGCCGATCACCGCCTGCGGCGGCGACATGATGGTGCGCGCCGCAGCCTTTCGCCAGATCGGCGGCTTCGACCCTGTCGTGATCGCGGCCGAGGATGACGAATTCTGCCTGCGACTGGCCCGCGCCGGCTGGCGCCTGCTGCGGCTGCCGGTGCAGATGACCTGGCACGACGCCGACATGACCCGCTTTGGCCAGTGGTGGCAGCGCACGATCCGCAACGGCCACGGCTTTGCCCAGGTCGGCGCCATGCACCCGCCCTATTTCCGGCGCGAACGGCTGCGGGTCTGGGTCTATGGGCTGGTGCTGCCGCTGCTGGGCCTTTTGGGGCTGCTTGTCAGCCGCTGGCTGCTGCTGGCGGTGCTGGCGGCCTATGCGCTGTCGTGGTGGAAAACCGCGCGCGGCCTGTCCGGGCGGCCAATGGCCTGGCGGCAGGCGGGACTGCTGACGCTGGCCAAGATCCCCAACCTGATCGGGATGCTGACATTTTATCGCCGCCGGTGGCTGGGGCGGGACATGCGTATTATCGAGTATAAATAGGAGTTTTCCATGACCAGCGACTTGCGCGTCGGCATCATCGGCGCCGGCTATATCGCGCCCTGGCACGCCGATGCCATCCGCGCCACCCCCGGCGCGCGGCTGGTCGCGGTCTGCGATCCCGCCCGCGACGCGGCCGAGGCGCTGGCCCACAGCCATGGCATCGCCGCCTTTGCCGATCTGGACCAGATGATCGCGGCCGGGGTCTGCGATGTGGTCCATATCCTGACGCCGCCGAACCTGCACCGCGATCTGGCGATCCGCTGCCTGAACGCCGGGCTGCATGTGCTGGTCGAAAAGCCGGTGGCGCTGTCGGTGGCCGAGCTGGACGAGATGGCCGCCGCCGCCCAGGCCGCCGGGCGCCAGCTGGGCGCCTGTCACAATTTCCTGGGCCTGCCCGCCTATGGCCGGCTGAAATCGGCGCTGCAGGCGGGGGATCTGGGGCTGGTGTCATCGGCCCAGATCAACTGGGCCTTGCCGCTGGTGCCGCTGCGCTCGGGGCCCTATGGGCTGTGGATGCTGCGCGAGACGCCGAACCTGCTGCTGGAACTGGGGGCGCATCCGTTCTCGCTGGCCACGGACCTGTTCGGCCCGCTCGAGATCGAGCACGTCAGCCTGGGCCAATGGGTGCCGCTGCCCGGGGGCGAGCAGCGCCCGCAAAGCTGGCGCATCCTGGCGCGCGCCGGCCGGGTCGATGTCAGCATCGCGCTGTCGCTGGTCGAAACCTTCGACGACCGCTCGGTGACGCTGCGCGGATCCTCGGGGCTGGCACGGCTGGATTACGGCGCCGATACGCTGGTGATCGCCCGCGACAACACCGCCGATCTGGTGCTGAACCCGCTGCTGAAGGAGCTGGGACGCGCCGGCGGCCATCTGCGCGAAGGGCTGCGCAACGCCGTCCGGCAGGCCGCGTCGCTGAACCAGAAAAGCCCCTATGGGCTCAGCTTTCGCGCCACGGTCGCGGCCTTTCATGCCGGGCTGCGCGAGGGCCGTCCGGACCCGCGCCTGGCGCCGCCGGCCGCGCGCATGGTCATGCAGGGCATCGAGGACAGCCTGGCGCGGCTGCCGGAACTGCCCGCCGTGCCGGCCCGGCCGGCGGGCCGGCCCGCGCCGCGGGTGCTGGTGATCGGCGGCACCGGCTTCATCGGCCGCAACCTGACCCGGCGCCTGGTCGAACAGGGCCATGACGTGCGCGTGGTCTCGCGCGGGCGGCAAGGGCCGTTTCCCGATCTGGCCGACCGGGTGGACACGGTGGGCGTCTCGATGCGGGACGAGGACGGGCTGGTCGCCGCCATGCAGGGGATGGATTGCGTCATCAACCTGGCGAAATCGACCGACAAGAACTGGCAGGCGGCGCTGGAAAACGACGTCGCCACCACCGAGCGCATCGGCCGCGCCGCGATCCGCGCCGGCATCGGTCGGCTGATCCACACCGGCACCATCGCCTCATACGACATGTCGGACCCCGGCCGGAGCATCACCGAGGCCACCGATTTCGGCGCGATGGAACAGCGCAACATCTATGCCCGCGCCAAGGCCGAGGGCGAGCGCCGGCTGCTGGCCTTGCAGGCGCAGGGCTTGCGGCTGGTGATCGCGCGCCCGGGCATCGTGCTGGGCGACGGCGGGCCGTTGCAGCATTGGGGCATCGGCCGCTGGCATGGCGCGGGAGCGGTGCGGCTGTGGGGCAGCGGGCGCAACATCCTGCCCTTCGTGCTGGCCGATGACGTCTCGGACGGGATCATCGCCATGATGGACAGCCCGCGCGCCCTGGGCGAAAGCTTCAACCTGGTCGGCGAGCCGCTGTTTTCGGGACGCGACTATTTCGCCGCCATCCACCGCCGCACCGGCGCCCGGCTGAGGGTCAGCGGCTCGAACCTGACCGCATTGTGGGCGGCGGATGTGCTGAAGCAAGGTTTGAAGCGATACGCGCTGCGCCGGCGCGACGCGGCGCCGGCATCATTGTCCGACTGGAAGTCGCGCGGACATCTGTCGCCCTTCGATAACCGCAAGCCCAAGGAGCTGCTGGGCTGGCGCCCCGAGGCCGATCCCGACGCCTTCTGGCGCCGGGCCATCGATCAGGCGCATCTGTTCTGGTGATCAGAGCCAGCCTTCCAGCATCAGAAAGCCCGGCAGCCAGCCGGTCAGGATGCCACAGAACAGCGTGAACCAGGCCGTCGGCCGCAGGATCGGCCGGCCCAGCGCCAGAAGCAGGAAATACAGAAACCACAGCACCGCCCAGGCCGCCCAGTTCAGCGCCATCCAGTAATCGGCAAGGCTTGTCGCGGTGGCCAACGCCCGCAGCGTCACCGGCACCGCGGTCACGGCGACGAACAGGCTGAACCAGCCCAGCCCGCGGCCATCGACGCCGCTCAGCCGATTATGCGCCACCCACAGATAGGTGGTGGCGAACAAAAGCCCCAGCGCGCCATTGCGGATGCTGGCGGCATCGGCCCCGGCGCCAAAGACATCGTGCAGCACCACCGCCCCCGACACCAGCGCCGTGACCAGGTTGATGACCACGATTTCCCGGTCGCTGATACGACCCATCAGCCACAGCCCGTTCAGAAACAGCACCGCGCCCACGTAAAACAGCACCAATCCCGTCAGCATCCTGCACCCTACCAGCCAAAGCGACCCATCCGGCCGCCAGAAGCGGCGAAACCGCGCCAAGGTCAATGCCGCGATTTTCAACGGACGGGCAATTCAGAATGTGCCGGCGCAAGGGGGCTGGCACGGGTGGGTCGCGATCAGGGCGCGCGCACCCCGGTCAGGGCGTTGGCGCGCACCACCTCCCAGACGATCTCCTGCATCCGCCGCGCCAGTTCCGGCGAAGGCGCCTGCGCCGGGCTGCCGTCGGCATGATGCAGCTGCGCCGGCAACCCGACGGGCGAGCGGCCGTAAAGCACGGCGTAATGGGTCAGCGCCACCAGATACAGACCCAGATCGCCGGGATGGATCGGGTCCAGCGCACCTTCGGCGTCGCGGCCGAACAGCTGTTCGCGCCGGGTCAGTTCGGCGATGCCCTTGGCTTCGGCCTCGGCCACGACCGCGGCCATGACCTGCCCCGCCGGAATCAGCCAGACCGGCCGGCCCGCCGCCCGCGCCGCCGGCCACAGCAGATCGGGCTTCCACTGGGTTTCCAGGTCCAGCGGCAGGCGGGACAGCCATTCGGGCTGATCGTCCAGCGCGTGCCAGGTTTCATACAGGAATATCTGACCGTCGGGGTTGCCTGCTGCCGCCCGCGCCGCCCATTGCGCAACCGCCTTGCGGCTGTCCTTGTAGGCGATGGCATCCTTCAGCCGCACCATTTCGGTCATCACGAAGGCGTCGTAGTCGCCGCTGTCCAGCGCCTGCCCGGCGTCGCGGTAGCGGGGCGTGGCGTTTTCGGCCTGAAAGCCGTTGATCGCCTCGGGGCCCTGCCAATGTTCGCTCAGCGCCGTGCCCCAGCCCAGTTGCAGCGCGTAATCATGCCCGGCCCCGGCCAGTTCCGCCAGCATCGCCGGCATGTCGCGCCCGACCAGGCTGTGGCCCAGGTGATAGACCCGCAGCGGCCCCTGGGGCAGCGGCCGAGGCGCGGCGTAAAGCGCCTGGACATCGGCGCCGTCATCGCGACCGCCGCCGCCCGCCCCGCGCCCCAGCACCAGCCACAGCGCCGCCAGCGCCAGCGCGACCAGAACCCCCGCCACCAGATACCGCACCGAACCCTCCGTCTCTGCCTGCCCTTGGGGTATAGCAGCCCCCCGCCGCGCGCGCAGCAAAAAGGCCGCCCCGCAAGGGACGGCCCCTTACGATAAATGATGAAGCCGCCGAAGACCCTTTCGGCGGCTTTTCCAATTTCTTGGGCCCTCCTATCTGGCTTGTAGAGCAACGGGAAATACTGATGAGCAACAAGCCTGACGGACGCAAGAAGCTGAAAAGAACCGACTGGAACGCCATCGTGGCCGCCGTAATCTTTACCATCATCGCGCTTGCTGTCATGGCAACCGCGGGGCTGTGGGCCGGAGGCTGGGGAGTATCCTTTGGTTCTTCACCTTCATTTTGCTGACCGCGAGCCGTAACATCGGCACTGCGATCGGGAAGGCAGTGTAACGCTCTGCCAACCAAGACTAAAGCAAATCCCGTTCAGAGATGCGCCCGCGTGCCAGCCCCAGGCGCATCGTGGGCGTTTTCTTGTCGGCAGCCCGGCGCGCAGCAGTTGTGGTAAAAACGGTAGATCTCGGCGATCTTCGTGATCAGCTCGGGCTTGTGGAGGTAGTGCCTGTCCCAAGTGTGTCCGACCGAGCCGGACAAGATAGAGGGCCGGGACGCAAAGCGGATATTGCTCCGGAAGCAATGAAAGTAGGAGTCGACGCTGCGCAGCGTAGTCCTCGTCCGAGAGGGTGCGGATCAGGCCCAGGCTCCCCCCGGACATCTCCGCGCGCCTGACCTGGCCATCAGCGACGACCTGGTTGTGCTTGTCATTGGTCATCCCCTTGTCGAAGCTGACCACCGCGATGTCGCACACCGCTGCGCGAATCTCCGCTGCGAAGGCCTGTTGAAGGCCGCGATCATCGTCCATCACCAGAAAGATCGGACAATTGGCTGACGAGACCATCTCGCGGATCCGCAGGGCGTGCGCGTATTGCAGGATGTCGTAGCGAACAAGAACGCCTTGGTGGGGCAGCTGATAGAGGTCTGTTTCCTTGACCCGCTTCTGCTTCTGCAGGCGCGCAAGGTAGGCCTCGAATTCGGTCTTCGTCCAAACGCGTGCATGTGTGCGGAAAGCGACCGAGAGATGATCCTCGCTGGCGGCCACGGCCCGCGCCTCGGCATCGTCCATGCTCATCGAGGGATCGAACTGGAGGGCGGCTTCCATGATGAAGCCCAAGCGGGCATGTGCGGTGCAGAGATGCTGGACGGCCACGGACGTCCGCTTCCGCTTTGTGGGCCAGTTGATGATCAGGGTCTGGCTGTCGGTCGCGAAGCGCGATCCCGCCTCACAGAAATCGACCTTGGAGAAATCCTGCCGCTCGGCCGTGAAGGCGCGAAAACGGTCATGAAAGTAGGCGATCTTCGCGTAGAGATACCGATAGGAGATGTCCGCGATCTTGCCGATCTTTGACAGCGAGGTGTCGTTGCAGAGCATCTGGAAGATCAGCGGTTCTTGTCGGATCGCTTATGGCGGCGGGCGGGCTTGCCGATGAAAAAGGTCTTCGCGCACAGGCGGCTCTGCCAGCGCGGATCACGCTTCGCCGTCTTGCCGAAGCGACGATGGAAACCGGGATTCTTTTCCGGCTCCATCCCGTGCGCGAAGCACTTCTGATCCGGGCACGAGGGGGCAGCCGGATTGAACTCGTGAAGTCGCTTGAGCCGATGGTGTTCCTCGGCTATCGCCCTGTTGTTCTTGAGCCGCGAGGTTCTGCCGCAAGTCTGGCTCTGGAAGAAATCCTCGTGCTTCTTGCCGGCCACCACTCCGCGGATGGTTCCTTTCGGAGCGGGTGGAGCGCCCCGCTGGCGCTTGAAGGGATCAGGCGGGATGCCGAAAGTTGCGCAAAGCGGATTGCGGCAGAAGTTCAGACCTACCCCATCGCAGGGGAGAGACAACCGGCGCGCGAGCGGCTTGCCGGCTGTCGAAGATATTTTCGAGACCTGATTCACCTGACACCTCCATCGGACCTCAGTCAAGCGCAGTCAGGTAAAGAAAAGATTGGCCGCAGAGCGGCCAACCGAAGGGGTGTATCAACATTTACCGTAAGGGGCCGCCCCGCAAGGGACGGCCTCAGGATCGGGCAAAGAGGGCGCGGTGCTAGCCCAGCGCCTCGCCGTTGCGGCGGTTCCAGCGCAGCGACGACCAGAAGGAAATGCCGATCAGCGTGGCGCCGCCCAGGCCGGTGATGACCTCGGGGATATGCACCAGCGGCTGGACGAACATGATCACCGACAGCGCGATGATGGCATAGAAGGCGCCGTGTTCCAGATAGCGGTATTCCGACAGCGTGCCGCGTTCGACCAGCATGATGGTCATCGAACGCACATACATGGCACCGATGCCCAGGCCGATGGCGATGACGAACAGGTTGTGGGTCAGCGCAAAGGCCCCGATCACCCCGTCGAAGCTGAACGAGGCATCCAGCACCTCGAGATACAGGAACGCGCCCAGCCCGCCCTTGGCGCCGGCATGCAGGGCCTCTTGCGAACTGTCCAGCAGCCCGCCCAGCACCTCGACCAGCAGAAAGGTCAGCAGCCCCCAGATGGCCGAGCTGAAGAAGATCTGCGCATCGGCCCCGTCCAGAAAGCGCGAAAACACCAGCACCGTGACCAGGACGATGGCGACCTCGATGCCGCGGATGGTGGCATAGCGGGTCATGCGCTTTTCCAGCCACTTGACCCAATGCACGTCCTTTTCATGGTCGAAAAAGAAGCTCAGCCCGACCATCATCAGGAAGGTGCCGCCAAAGGCCGCGATGGGCAGATGCGCGTCATGCATGATGCGCGAATATTCGTCGGGCTGGCTGGCGGCCAGCACCATCGCCTGCCAGGGACCGATCTTGGCGGCGATCACCACGATCAGCAGCGGGAACACGATCCTCATGCCGAACACCGCGATCAGGATGCCCCAGGTCAGGAACCGGCGCTGCCATTTCGGGGTCATGTCCTTGAGCTTGTTGGCGTTGACGATGGCATTGTCGAAGGACAACGAGATTTCCAGCACCGCCAGCACCGCACAGATGAAGAACACCGACAGCGTGCCGCCGAGCGTGCCGGTGGTCTGCCAGCCCAGCACACCGCCCAGCATCAAACCCAGCACGGTCACGATGAAGGCCCAGGTGAAATATTTCATGGTCGGGCGACGCGCCCCGTCCACCACGCCACTCCCCGCCAGGGGGTTGCCATTTTGCGACATGTAAAGAAATTCCAGGCGGCTGGTCAAAGTTCGATGCCGACATCACGAACGTGCCGCCACGTTCGCCAGAGGGGCCCGGACATCAAGCTGTTCGCGTGTCGCCGCATGCCGGCGATCACGAATGCGCGAAACATGCCGATTCGGCGGTGATTTTTCAAGCCCCTTGTTGCGGTGCAAACCGGCCTGTGCGGATTTCAGCCCGCGTCCGTCGGAAGGGTGATGCGCGCCAGCAACCCCTGCCCGGCGGCGGCTTCGACCAGTTCGAGGCGCCCACCGAACAGGCGGGCGATTTCATCCACCACCGACAGGCCCAGACCCAGGCCCGGACGCGCCGGAACCGAATCACCGCTGGCGGCGCGGTTGAAGCGGCCGATCACGGCATGGCGCTGCGCAGCCGGGATGCCGGGGCCGTTATCCTCGACCTCCAAGAGCGCCTGCGCACCCGCGCGGCGCACGCGAATGGTGACCTCGACCGCCGGACCGGCATGGTTCAGCGCATTGGACAGCAGATTGGTCAGCGCCTCGCCCAGCAAGAGCGGCTCGGCCCGCACGAAAACCGGCTCGTCGCCCTCGAAGCCCAGGTCGATGCCGGCCTCGGCCGCCTGCGGGATATGATCGGCGGTAAGGTCGCGGGCCAGGGCGGTCAGGTCCAGGCGCTGCAATTCGCCGCCACCGCCGGCATCGACCCGCGCCAGCAGCAGCAATTGCGCCAGGATGCGTTCGGCATGGGCGACGCCGGCATCGCCCTTGCCGGCGGCGGCCTGCGCCTCGGGCAGGCTGGGGGCGCGGGCCGCCAGCGCCAGCTGCGTGCGCACCACCGCCAGCGGCGTGCGCAGCTGATGGGCGGCATTGCCGGTGAAATTCCGCATCGCCTCCAGCGCCGCGCCCAGCCGGTGCATGAAGCCGTTGACGGTAGCCACAAGCCCCGCGATCTCGGTCGGGACCGGGGTGGTGATCGGGCTGAGATCGCCCGGGCTGCGGGCGGCGATTTCCTCGCCCAGCCGATACAGCGGCCGCAACGACACCGACACCGCGATCCAGACGATCAGCGCGGCGCCGCCGATCATCAGCGCCAGCCGCAGCGCCGAGCGCATCAGGATGGCGCGGGTCAGCGCGTCGCGGGCATTGGTGGTTTCGGCGACGGTGACGACAAAGGGCACCTCGTCGATCCCGGTCGAGGCGGCGCGCGCAAGGCTGGCCACCCGCACCGGCGCGCCGCGGAACTGGCTGTCGGCAAAGGCGGGTTCCGCCCCCGGTCGCGCCGGCGCCACCGGCAGGTCGTCATAGCCGGTCACCAGCCGCCCCGGCGGGCCATCGACGCGATAGAACACCCGGTCCTGCGCCGCCGAACTGAGCATTTCCAGCGCGCCATAGGGGATGTCGATGGCGATCAACCCCTGATCGTCCAGCGAGGCGCGTTCGGCGATGACCAGGGCCGATCCGGCCAGCACCCGGTCGGCCAGGGCATTGGCCATGCGCTGCGCCTCGCGCCAGGTATCGATCAATGCCGCCGCCCCCAGCACCGCGGTGGCCAGCAGCAGCCAGGCCAGCAGCCGCCGGCGCAGGGAATGGCGGCGCAGGGACGGCCAGACGCTCACGGCGGCGCGGCCCGATCAAGGAAATAGCCGATGCCGCGCGCCGTGCGCACGGTCAGCCCGGCCGGGGCCAGCCGCTTGCGCAGGCGGCTGACATATTGTTCGATGGCATTGGCGCTGAGCTCGTCCTCGAGCGAGGTCAGCGATTGCACGATCGCCTCGCGCGCCACCACCTTGCCCGCGCGCATCACCAGCAGTTCCAGCAACCCGCGTTCGCGCGCCGGCAGGTCCAGCGGTTGCCCGGCCAGGAAAAAGCTGCGCGCCGTCTGGTCCAGCACCAGATCGCCGAAACTGACGGTCGAGTTGCGCAAGCCCGCCTGCCGGCGCAGCAGCGAACGGATCCGGGCCT from Paracoccus sp. SMMA_5_TC includes these protein-coding regions:
- a CDS encoding NAD-dependent epimerase/dehydratase family protein, whose protein sequence is MTSDLRVGIIGAGYIAPWHADAIRATPGARLVAVCDPARDAAEALAHSHGIAAFADLDQMIAAGVCDVVHILTPPNLHRDLAIRCLNAGLHVLVEKPVALSVAELDEMAAAAQAAGRQLGACHNFLGLPAYGRLKSALQAGDLGLVSSAQINWALPLVPLRSGPYGLWMLRETPNLLLELGAHPFSLATDLFGPLEIEHVSLGQWVPLPGGEQRPQSWRILARAGRVDVSIALSLVETFDDRSVTLRGSSGLARLDYGADTLVIARDNTADLVLNPLLKELGRAGGHLREGLRNAVRQAASLNQKSPYGLSFRATVAAFHAGLREGRPDPRLAPPAARMVMQGIEDSLARLPELPAVPARPAGRPAPRVLVIGGTGFIGRNLTRRLVEQGHDVRVVSRGRQGPFPDLADRVDTVGVSMRDEDGLVAAMQGMDCVINLAKSTDKNWQAALENDVATTERIGRAAIRAGIGRLIHTGTIASYDMSDPGRSITEATDFGAMEQRNIYARAKAEGERRLLALQAQGLRLVIARPGIVLGDGGPLQHWGIGRWHGAGAVRLWGSGRNILPFVLADDVSDGIIAMMDSPRALGESFNLVGEPLFSGRDYFAAIHRRTGARLRVSGSNLTALWAADVLKQGLKRYALRRRDAAPASLSDWKSRGHLSPFDNRKPKELLGWRPEADPDAFWRRAIDQAHLFW
- a CDS encoding DUF475 domain-containing protein codes for the protein MSQNGNPLAGSGVVDGARRPTMKYFTWAFIVTVLGLMLGGVLGWQTTGTLGGTLSVFFICAVLAVLEISLSFDNAIVNANKLKDMTPKWQRRFLTWGILIAVFGMRIVFPLLIVVIAAKIGPWQAMVLAASQPDEYSRIMHDAHLPIAAFGGTFLMMVGLSFFFDHEKDVHWVKWLEKRMTRYATIRGIEVAIVLVTVLVFSRFLDGADAQIFFSSAIWGLLTFLLVEVLGGLLDSSQEALHAGAKGGLGAFLYLEVLDASFSFDGVIGAFALTHNLFVIAIGLGIGAMYVRSMTIMLVERGTLSEYRYLEHGAFYAIIALSVIMFVQPLVHIPEVITGLGGATLIGISFWSSLRWNRRNGEALG
- a CDS encoding HPP family protein; the encoded protein is MKSLTIGGRLRWLARALGPAIGRGSAQEALRAALGAVVGLAVAGLFLLSPSADLRLGLAMIAPFGATSVLVFAVPNSPLAQPWSAVVGNGAAALVGLGACLWVPDPLWRIALAVGLSIAAMIPLRAVHPPAGAVAMTAAMNPDALREMGLRFVLTPVLAGTVALVLIAMAYARLTGRRYPFRQFDEPGPHGTADHPAIERLGLSRDELSDILQRYRQSLNLGVEDLARLIGAAELQAATHLTGPMTAADMMSRDLITVAPDSRLSEVADLFRHHGFTALPVVEGDDRYCGIIFQLHLIRRAREDAFRHDRRLLAALEHLLGRNGPAVRAAQVMQTDAPRAAPDTPIAALLPLLASGDCDAVPVLEGDRIVGIVTQTDLISALARHSLRRELVAEG
- a CDS encoding glycosyltransferase, with the translated sequence MTPTRLGAVAIGRNEGERLKACLRSLVGHCDPVVYVDSGSADDSVAFARDLGVIVVELDSAIPFTAARARNAGFQALEQAGSPELVQFVDGDCRVEPEWLQAGMAALHDDPRLGLVTGWRGEIHPTATVYNQMCEVDWRRPAGPITACGGDMMVRAAAFRQIGGFDPVVIAAEDDEFCLRLARAGWRLLRLPVQMTWHDADMTRFGQWWQRTIRNGHGFAQVGAMHPPYFRRERLRVWVYGLVLPLLGLLGLLVSRWLLLAVLAAYALSWWKTARGLSGRPMAWRQAGLLTLAKIPNLIGMLTFYRRRWLGRDMRIIEYK
- a CDS encoding AmiS/UreI family transporter, whose protein sequence is MLTGLVLFYVGAVLFLNGLWLMGRISDREIVVINLVTALVSGAVVLHDVFGAGADAASIRNGALGLLFATTYLWVAHNRLSGVDGRGLGWFSLFVAVTAVPVTLRALATATSLADYWMALNWAAWAVLWFLYFLLLALGRPILRPTAWFTLFCGILTGWLPGFLMLEGWL
- a CDS encoding response regulator, yielding MRILLVEDNLSLAEGLASLLRQAGYALDVVHDGASAEALAAAESFDLVILDLNLPQMDGLEVLRAMRARRNPAAVMILTARGAPEERVRGLDLGADDYLIKPFDIGEFEARIRSLLRRQAGLRNSTVSFGDLVLDQTARSFFLAGQPLDLPARERGLLELLVMRAGKVVAREAIVQSLTSLEDELSANAIEQYVSRLRKRLAPAGLTVRTARGIGYFLDRAAPP
- a CDS encoding sensor histidine kinase, which encodes MSVWPSLRRHSLRRRLLAWLLLATAVLGAAALIDTWREAQRMANALADRVLAGSALVIAERASLDDQGLIAIDIPYGALEMLSSAAQDRVFYRVDGPPGRLVTGYDDLPVAPARPGAEPAFADSQFRGAPVRVASLARAASTGIDEVPFVVTVAETTNARDALTRAILMRSALRLALMIGGAALIVWIAVSVSLRPLYRLGEEIAARSPGDLSPITTPVPTEIAGLVATVNGFMHRLGAALEAMRNFTGNAAHQLRTPLAVVRTQLALAARAPSLPEAQAAAGKGDAGVAHAERILAQLLLLARVDAGGGGELQRLDLTALARDLTADHIPQAAEAGIDLGFEGDEPVFVRAEPLLLGEALTNLLSNALNHAGPAVEVTIRVRRAGAQALLEVEDNGPGIPAAQRHAVIGRFNRAASGDSVPARPGLGLGLSVVDEIARLFGGRLELVEAAAGQGLLARITLPTDAG